Proteins found in one Flavobacterium channae genomic segment:
- a CDS encoding glycosyltransferase, producing MVKNKIIYTGAFRFPIGDAAAARVLNNAKILRELGYDVVFISFGGEAREEDKQSDGQYYYQGFPYILSNDIDIPESNIIKRIIRFLFSGRKALSIINNNLKNVHSIIAYQPSSYFTKKLLALCKNHSIQLITDLTEWYSPNEFPGGAFAPPAWLNEWNMRVTQKRVKSKILISSFLNHFYHDSNNAVLPPLTDSKEDKWNIYKEVMTKFDGVRIIYAGTPGKKDALEKMLDAVIHCLNNGLKLQFVVLGVKKEDISHYKNSKEVTNFSSNIILCGRVPQTEVPSYYHVSDFSLLMRERNRKNMAGFPTKFAESNMAGCPVIINDTSDIRSFVENGVNGFLIPNFSLTEIIRTLGKVVQLPPETIARMKTNTKEKALKNFDFRAYIEEMKKIIQKNDFRN from the coding sequence ATGGTTAAAAATAAAATTATTTACACGGGAGCATTTCGTTTTCCGATTGGTGATGCAGCAGCAGCTCGTGTACTAAATAATGCTAAGATATTAAGAGAACTAGGATATGATGTTGTTTTCATTAGCTTTGGAGGAGAGGCACGAGAAGAGGATAAACAAAGTGATGGTCAATATTATTATCAAGGGTTTCCTTATATCTTATCCAATGATATAGACATTCCAGAGTCTAATATTATAAAAAGAATAATTAGATTTCTATTTTCTGGCCGTAAAGCATTGAGCATCATAAATAACAATTTGAAAAATGTCCATTCAATTATTGCATATCAACCTTCATCTTATTTCACAAAGAAATTGTTAGCGCTTTGCAAAAATCATTCTATTCAGCTCATAACGGATCTCACAGAATGGTATTCACCTAACGAATTTCCCGGTGGGGCTTTTGCGCCTCCGGCTTGGTTAAACGAATGGAATATGCGTGTAACGCAAAAAAGAGTTAAGAGTAAAATCTTAATTAGTTCTTTTTTGAATCATTTTTATCATGATTCCAACAATGCAGTTCTTCCACCATTAACTGACAGCAAGGAGGATAAATGGAATATCTATAAAGAAGTAATGACGAAATTTGATGGTGTGCGTATTATCTATGCAGGTACACCAGGAAAAAAAGATGCATTGGAAAAAATGTTGGATGCTGTTATACATTGTTTAAATAATGGACTGAAATTACAATTTGTTGTGTTGGGTGTAAAGAAAGAAGACATAAGCCATTATAAAAATAGTAAAGAGGTAACCAATTTTTCTAGTAACATTATTTTATGTGGCAGAGTACCACAAACAGAGGTTCCTTCTTATTATCATGTATCCGATTTTTCTCTGCTTATGCGTGAGCGCAATAGGAAAAACATGGCAGGATTCCCAACCAAGTTTGCAGAATCCAATATGGCAGGTTGCCCAGTTATAATAAACGATACGAGTGATATTCGTAGTTTTGTTGAAAATGGTGTGAATGGTTTTCTCATTCCAAATTTTTCCTTAACGGAAATAATTAGAACTTTAGGTAAAGTAGTACAGCTACCTCCTGAAACCATTGCTCGGATGAAAACAAATACTAAAGAAAAAGCTTTGAAAAATTTTGATTTCAGAGCATATATTGAAGAAATGAAGAAAATAATACAAAAAAATGATTTTAGGAATTGA
- a CDS encoding Fic family protein, with product MNKSEFIHKLAELEWEDFEVKEAKAEVPKSSWETVSAFANSSGGWLVFGVKQIGKFFEIQGVTNPEKIEQDFLSILRGDKFNVSLVPKSIKYIFEGKTVLAFYISASNRKPVYFNQQVNTYIRRGSADNKATKEEIDAMYRDQSFGTQSSEIALGTNRNSLSESSLLRYRNYMARFNPNVSYNRYDEDEFLQKLRIIENGSCTYGGLLVLGKRAVIEKYFPDFRIDLLEVPGTSYSDAQSRYTFRLDEQENLWEYYFECFIRLKQKVDVTFKLSSEGFGEELSTGLTAIREALVNLLMHADYFSPAHSRIRIFTNRIEFFNPGGLPKPIEELKEKDLSIPRNPIISKLFRMVKLAENAGFGFDKMESNWLQYNQSMPEYQLAFDSVTTCFTLTTVDERGVAKQVTPQVTPQVTPQVTPQVDYLMKCLSSNTSFTRDVLQAAVGLKDRENFRLNYLKPALELGLIEMTLPHKPNSKLQRYHLTEKGVEWKQKTQNETL from the coding sequence ATGAATAAGTCTGAATTTATCCATAAACTAGCCGAACTCGAATGGGAAGATTTTGAGGTTAAAGAAGCTAAAGCTGAAGTGCCTAAATCCTCTTGGGAGACGGTTAGTGCTTTTGCTAATTCTTCGGGAGGTTGGCTTGTATTTGGAGTAAAACAAATTGGAAAATTTTTCGAAATTCAAGGGGTTACTAATCCTGAAAAAATAGAGCAAGATTTTTTAAGTATTCTTAGAGGTGATAAATTCAATGTTTCTTTAGTTCCTAAATCGATAAAATATATTTTTGAAGGCAAGACCGTTCTTGCTTTTTATATTTCGGCTTCCAATAGAAAGCCTGTTTACTTTAATCAGCAGGTTAATACCTATATTAGAAGAGGCAGTGCAGATAATAAAGCAACCAAAGAAGAAATTGATGCTATGTATCGTGACCAATCTTTTGGCACCCAATCTTCTGAAATTGCCTTGGGAACGAATCGTAATAGTTTAAGCGAGAGCTCCTTGTTGCGCTATCGAAATTATATGGCACGTTTTAATCCTAATGTAAGTTATAATCGATATGATGAAGATGAGTTTTTGCAAAAGCTACGCATTATAGAGAATGGAAGTTGTACGTATGGTGGTTTATTAGTTTTAGGAAAAAGAGCCGTAATTGAAAAATATTTTCCTGATTTCCGCATTGATTTATTGGAGGTTCCGGGGACTTCTTATTCCGATGCTCAATCTCGATATACATTTCGTTTAGACGAACAGGAAAATTTATGGGAATATTATTTTGAGTGTTTTATTAGATTGAAACAAAAAGTTGATGTTACTTTCAAACTTTCTTCTGAAGGTTTTGGAGAAGAGCTTTCCACAGGGCTAACGGCTATTAGAGAGGCGCTAGTGAATTTATTAATGCACGCGGATTATTTTTCACCGGCTCATTCTAGAATTCGAATTTTTACCAATAGAATTGAATTTTTCAATCCAGGTGGTTTGCCGAAACCAATTGAAGAATTAAAAGAAAAGGATCTTTCCATTCCACGAAATCCGATTATATCAAAACTTTTTAGAATGGTCAAATTAGCTGAAAATGCTGGTTTTGGCTTTGATAAAATGGAGTCTAATTGGTTGCAATATAACCAATCGATGCCTGAATACCAATTAGCATTTGATTCCGTTACCACTTGTTTTACTCTTACGACTGTTGATGAAAGAGGGGTTGCCAAGCAAGTTACCCCGCAAGTTACCCCGCAAGTTACCCCGCAAGTTACCCCGCAAGTAGATTATTTAATGAAATGCCTATCATCCAATACAAGTTTTACAAGAGATGTGCTACAAGCTGCAGTGGGATTAAAAGATAGGGAAAATTTTCGTTTGAATTATCTAAAGCCGGCATTAGAACTTGGCTTGATAGAAATGACCCTTCCACACAAACCTAATAGCAAATTGCAGCGGTATCATTTAACTGAAAAAGGAGTTGAATGGAAACAAAAAACACAAAACGAAACCTTGTAA
- a CDS encoding glycosyltransferase family 4 protein, with product MILGIDATNIRTGGGLTHLKEVLSNATPKQFGFEIVVIWSSQATLDKLPNFDWLDKQSHPYLNKGFLASFFFQIVMLPKMAKQKKCSVVFVPGGTFLGNFRPFVTMSQNMLPFEFKEASRFKSFSVRLRFLILFFLQSFTFKRANGIVFLTNYAFNFISKKIKLNNKKNIIIPHGISKEFLNHPKNQIDIENYSKENPFKILYVSIVTAYKHQWNVAEAVLKLHQEGFPIQLNLIGPYTNESISKLSVFLQKKENVKVINYLGSIPHKELSNFYKEADTFVFASTCENMPIILIEAMTAGLPIACSEKQPMPEVLEDAGIYFDATNSESIYNGIKQLLLDSNQRQIIATKAFEKTKNYTWKNCSNHTFQYLQNIAIQYNHYVKK from the coding sequence ATGATTTTAGGAATTGATGCTACAAATATCAGAACAGGGGGAGGTTTAACTCATTTAAAAGAGGTTCTTTCTAATGCTACTCCAAAGCAATTTGGTTTTGAAATAGTAGTAATTTGGTCAAGTCAAGCAACTTTAGACAAATTGCCTAATTTTGATTGGCTAGACAAACAATCTCATCCCTATTTGAATAAAGGTTTTTTAGCTTCTTTTTTCTTTCAAATAGTTATGCTGCCCAAAATGGCAAAACAAAAGAAATGCAGTGTAGTTTTTGTTCCAGGAGGTACTTTTTTAGGAAATTTTAGGCCTTTTGTTACAATGTCTCAAAACATGTTGCCTTTTGAATTCAAAGAAGCGTCTAGATTTAAAAGTTTTTCGGTTAGACTTCGTTTTTTAATATTATTTTTTTTACAATCTTTTACTTTTAAAAGAGCTAACGGCATTGTTTTTTTAACTAATTATGCATTCAATTTTATATCAAAAAAAATAAAATTGAATAATAAAAAGAACATTATAATCCCTCATGGGATAAGTAAAGAATTTTTGAATCATCCCAAAAATCAAATAGATATAGAAAATTACTCCAAAGAGAATCCTTTTAAAATTTTATACGTTTCTATTGTGACTGCTTATAAGCATCAATGGAATGTTGCAGAAGCAGTATTAAAATTACATCAAGAAGGGTTTCCAATCCAATTGAATTTAATTGGACCATATACAAATGAAAGTATATCAAAATTATCAGTATTTTTGCAAAAGAAAGAAAATGTAAAGGTTATCAATTATTTAGGAAGTATTCCTCATAAAGAGCTGTCAAACTTCTACAAAGAAGCAGATACTTTTGTATTTGCATCCACTTGCGAAAATATGCCAATCATTTTAATTGAAGCAATGACAGCGGGCTTGCCAATAGCTTGTAGTGAAAAACAACCCATGCCAGAAGTTTTAGAAGATGCTGGAATTTATTTTGATGCCACAAACTCAGAAAGTATATACAATGGAATAAAGCAACTTTTGTTGGATTCAAATCAAAGACAAATAATTGCAACGAAAGCTTTTGAAAAGACTAAAAATTATACTTGGAAAAATTGTTCAAACCATACTTTTCAATATTTACAAAACATAGCAATACAATATAACCATTATGTTAAAAAATAA
- a CDS encoding endonuclease domain-containing protein, which yields MKNKIIPYNPKLKEYAKELRKNSTLSEVLLWQQIKNKALGVQFHRQVPMLEYIVDFYCHELMLAIEIDGDSHLYKYEYDIKRQGELEKEGVVFLRFTDLDIKQNMFSVGITLEQVVQELIVKKNVNTPNPDSYRDLKGTIPSITLYL from the coding sequence ATGAAAAACAAAATCATTCCCTATAATCCCAAACTAAAAGAATACGCTAAAGAACTTCGAAAAAACAGCACACTTAGCGAAGTACTACTTTGGCAACAAATTAAAAATAAAGCGCTAGGAGTTCAGTTTCATAGGCAAGTTCCCATGTTAGAATACATTGTAGATTTTTATTGTCATGAATTGATGTTAGCTATAGAAATTGATGGCGATAGTCATTTATATAAATATGAATATGATATCAAGCGCCAAGGTGAATTAGAAAAAGAAGGTGTTGTTTTTTTGCGATTTACAGATTTAGATATAAAACAAAATATGTTTTCAGTTGGTATAACGTTAGAACAAGTTGTGCAAGAATTGATTGTTAAAAAAAATGTTAACACCCCTAATCCCGATAGCTATCGGGACCTCAAGGGGACAATTCCTAGTATCACTCTTTATTTGTAA
- a CDS encoding glycosyltransferase family 4 protein, which yields MNVLFLTLVEINSVEERGIYQDLLRKFRDEGHDVTIVTPVERRRKIPTNLIQKEGVSILQVKTLNIQKTHIIEKGIGTLAIEYQYLYAIKKFFPFKKFDLILYSTPPITFAKVIEFVKKRDHAKSYLLLKDIFPQNAVDMKMLKKGSFLHQQFEKKEKKLYHISDTIGCMSPANVDFVLSHNPEIERNKVEVNPNTIAPKDFNFSEAQKIAIRSKYNIPIDKKILVYGGNLGKPQGLDFLLETITATTHENLFFLVVGDGTAFLRIQEWFSKTKPSNALLLQRLPKEDYDQLLSSCDVGLIFLNKHFLIPNFPSRLLSYLEMKMPVLAATDPNTDIGNIIENANCGYKVLSGDQDEMQFKLNKLFFEDNLEELGNNAYALLRKEYMVDRSYNLIIERSEK from the coding sequence ATGAATGTACTTTTTTTGACCTTAGTTGAAATTAATTCTGTTGAAGAACGCGGGATTTATCAAGATTTATTACGAAAATTTCGTGATGAGGGTCATGATGTAACTATTGTTACTCCTGTTGAGCGTAGAAGAAAAATTCCAACGAATTTAATTCAAAAAGAGGGCGTTTCCATATTACAAGTTAAAACATTAAATATTCAGAAAACCCATATCATTGAAAAAGGAATAGGGACTTTAGCTATTGAATATCAATATCTATATGCCATAAAAAAGTTTTTTCCTTTCAAAAAGTTTGATTTGATTTTGTATTCGACACCGCCAATTACTTTTGCTAAAGTAATTGAGTTTGTGAAGAAAAGAGACCATGCAAAATCATATTTACTTTTAAAAGATATATTTCCGCAAAATGCGGTGGATATGAAGATGTTAAAAAAGGGTAGTTTTTTACACCAGCAGTTTGAAAAGAAAGAAAAAAAATTATACCATATTTCCGACACCATAGGCTGTATGTCTCCTGCTAACGTGGATTTTGTCTTGAGTCATAATCCTGAAATTGAAAGGAATAAAGTGGAAGTTAATCCCAATACTATAGCACCAAAAGACTTTAATTTTTCGGAAGCACAAAAAATAGCAATTCGCAGCAAATATAATATTCCAATAGATAAGAAGATTTTAGTTTATGGAGGTAATCTAGGAAAACCACAAGGATTGGATTTTTTATTGGAAACAATTACAGCTACAACTCATGAAAATCTGTTTTTTTTAGTTGTTGGAGACGGTACAGCGTTTTTAAGAATTCAGGAATGGTTTTCCAAAACAAAACCTTCCAATGCTTTGCTTTTACAGCGTTTACCCAAGGAAGATTATGATCAACTATTATCTTCTTGTGATGTAGGGTTGATTTTTTTAAACAAACATTTTCTAATTCCTAACTTTCCTTCCAGATTATTATCCTATTTGGAAATGAAGATGCCTGTTTTAGCAGCTACAGATCCTAATACAGATATTGGCAATATAATTGAAAATGCGAATTGCGGGTATAAAGTACTCTCAGGAGATCAAGATGAAATGCAATTCAAGTTGAATAAATTGTTTTTTGAGGATAATTTAGAAGAGTTGGGTAACAATGCTTATGCTTTATTGAGAAAGGAATATATGGTAGATCGTTCCTATAATTTGATTATTGAAAGGAGTGAAAAGTGA
- a CDS encoding virulence RhuM family protein produces MAKNKLQIRNSTAEFLIFTSQTGENTLEVRVENETVWLSQKLIAELFGIQRPAVTKHLKNIFESGELKEKSVSSILEHTAADGKTYNTLFYNLDAIISVGYRVNSTRATQFRQWATSVLRDFAIRGYVLDKERLKNGSFLNQEYFDHLLAEIREIRASERRFYQKIADIYSTAIDYNPDTEVTQTFFASVQNKMHFAIHGNTAAEVIMNRADSEKENMGLTSWKNAPQGKILKNDVSIAKNYLTETELKHLDRFVTMYLDYAETQAEQNIPMTMNDWAGKLNAFLQFNQKDILQNAGKVTTAIAKAFAESEFEKYRIIQDKFFESDFDKIIKRIEKE; encoded by the coding sequence ATGGCAAAAAATAAACTACAAATACGCAACAGTACCGCTGAGTTTTTAATTTTTACTTCGCAAACGGGTGAAAACACCCTTGAGGTACGTGTTGAAAATGAAACCGTTTGGCTTTCGCAAAAATTGATAGCGGAATTATTTGGAATTCAGAGACCTGCTGTTACCAAACATCTCAAAAATATTTTTGAATCGGGTGAGCTAAAGGAAAAATCAGTTAGTTCCATTTTGGAACATACTGCCGCAGATGGAAAAACGTATAATACCCTATTTTACAATCTTGATGCCATTATTTCAGTAGGTTATCGTGTAAATTCTACCAGAGCAACACAATTTCGGCAGTGGGCGACTTCTGTTTTGAGAGATTTTGCCATTCGAGGCTATGTGTTGGATAAAGAACGATTGAAGAACGGATCGTTTTTAAACCAAGAATATTTTGACCATTTGCTTGCGGAAATCCGTGAAATCCGTGCAAGTGAAAGACGTTTCTACCAAAAGATTGCCGATATTTATTCCACAGCCATAGATTACAATCCCGATACAGAAGTTACTCAGACATTTTTTGCTTCGGTTCAAAACAAAATGCACTTTGCAATTCATGGAAACACCGCCGCAGAAGTGATAATGAACCGTGCCGATAGCGAAAAAGAAAATATGGGTTTGACTTCTTGGAAAAACGCACCGCAAGGAAAAATTCTGAAAAACGATGTTTCAATTGCAAAAAATTACCTCACGGAAACAGAATTAAAACATCTTGACCGATTTGTTACGATGTATTTGGATTATGCCGAAACTCAAGCTGAGCAAAACATTCCAATGACAATGAATGATTGGGCGGGAAAATTAAATGCATTTTTGCAATTCAACCAAAAAGATATTTTGCAAAATGCAGGAAAAGTAACAACTGCTATTGCTAAAGCATTTGCCGAAAGTGAATTTGAAAAATATCGCATCATTCAGGACAAATTTTTTGAAAGTGATTTTGACAAAATCATAAAACGAATTGAAAAAGAGTAA
- the wecB gene encoding non-hydrolyzing UDP-N-acetylglucosamine 2-epimerase has protein sequence MKARLKVMTVVGTRPEIIRLSRVMAALDHSEAIEHIIVHTGQNYDYELNQIFFDDLGIRKPDFFLNAAGATATETVGQILIKIDPLLETEKPDAFLVLGDTNSCLCAIPAKKRHIPIFHMEAGNRCFDQRVPEETNRKIVDHVSDINLTYSDIAREYLLREGLPADRIIKTGSPMYEVLNHYLPTIEASDVLERLELEEGKFFVVSSHREENINSEKNFRGLMESLNLIAEKYNYPIIVSTHPRTRNMIDKKNIEMHKNVQFLKPLGFNDYNALQMRSFAVLSDSGTISEESSTLNFRALNIRDAHERPEAMEEASVMMVGLNPERIMQGLVQLQYQKVGKERNFRPVADYSMPNVSDKMVRIILSYTDYIKRTVWSEEI, from the coding sequence ATGAAGGCAAGATTAAAAGTAATGACCGTTGTGGGTACACGACCAGAAATAATTCGCTTATCAAGAGTGATGGCTGCTTTAGACCATTCGGAAGCTATAGAACATATTATTGTTCACACTGGTCAAAATTATGATTACGAATTAAATCAAATCTTTTTTGATGATTTAGGAATTCGTAAACCCGATTTTTTCTTGAATGCTGCTGGTGCCACTGCAACCGAAACCGTAGGTCAGATATTAATAAAAATTGATCCCTTACTTGAAACCGAAAAACCAGATGCCTTTTTGGTTTTAGGCGATACCAATAGTTGTCTTTGTGCAATACCAGCTAAAAAACGACACATTCCAATTTTCCACATGGAAGCTGGAAATCGTTGTTTTGACCAAAGGGTTCCTGAGGAAACCAATCGTAAAATTGTAGATCATGTTTCTGATATTAATTTGACTTATAGTGATATTGCTCGAGAATATTTATTGCGTGAAGGTTTGCCAGCCGATAGAATTATCAAAACTGGTTCGCCAATGTATGAAGTTTTAAATCACTATTTGCCTACAATTGAAGCATCAGATGTTTTGGAGCGTTTAGAACTTGAAGAAGGTAAGTTTTTTGTAGTTTCATCTCACAGAGAAGAAAACATCAATAGTGAAAAAAACTTTAGAGGCTTAATGGAAAGTCTTAATTTGATTGCTGAGAAATACAATTATCCAATTATTGTAAGTACACATCCAAGGACGCGCAATATGATTGATAAAAAGAATATTGAGATGCATAAAAATGTACAATTTTTAAAGCCACTAGGTTTTAATGATTACAATGCATTACAAATGCGTTCGTTTGCGGTTTTATCTGATTCTGGAACTATTTCTGAAGAATCATCGACCTTGAATTTTAGAGCATTAAATATTAGAGATGCACACGAACGTCCAGAAGCAATGGAAGAAGCATCGGTAATGATGGTTGGATTAAATCCAGAACGAATTATGCAAGGATTAGTGCAATTACAATATCAAAAAGTAGGTAAGGAAAGAAATTTTAGACCTGTTGCGGATTATTCTATGCCTAATGTATCCGATAAAATGGTTCGTATTATTTTAAGTTATACCGATTATATTAAAAGAACCGTTTGGTCGGAAGAAATTTAG
- a CDS encoding polysaccharide biosynthesis protein, with translation MQKIKNKTLLITGGTGSFGNAVLNRFLNTDHFSEIRIFSRDEKKQDDMRNQLKSDKLKFYIGDVRDYASIERAMRGVDYVFHAAALKQVPSCEFFPMEAVKTNVMGTQNAIDAAVANKVSKIICLSTDKAAYPINAMGISKAMMEKVAVAASRAIPNNDTTVCLTRYGNVMASRGSVIPLFLNQIKTGQTLTITDPNMTRFLMSLDEAVELVLFAFEHGNQGDLFVNKAPAGTIGDLAQALKELSNATNEIKVIGTRHGEKLYETLCTREEMIKAEDMGEFYRVPADNRDLNYAQYFSEGEQDISEIEDYHSHNTEQLGVEGMKQLLSKLPLIRKEIFGEDVAQMPG, from the coding sequence ATGCAAAAAATAAAAAATAAAACACTTTTAATAACAGGCGGTACAGGTTCATTTGGGAATGCTGTTTTAAATCGTTTTTTAAATACCGATCATTTTAGTGAAATCCGTATTTTTTCGCGCGATGAGAAAAAACAAGACGATATGCGTAACCAATTAAAGAGCGATAAGCTCAAGTTTTACATTGGTGATGTGAGGGATTATGCAAGTATAGAACGTGCTATGCGCGGTGTTGACTATGTTTTTCATGCTGCGGCTTTGAAGCAGGTGCCTTCTTGTGAGTTTTTCCCAATGGAAGCTGTAAAGACTAATGTTATGGGAACGCAAAACGCTATTGATGCTGCTGTTGCTAATAAGGTTTCTAAAATAATCTGTTTAAGTACAGATAAGGCGGCTTATCCTATAAATGCTATGGGAATTTCTAAAGCAATGATGGAAAAGGTGGCTGTGGCTGCTTCAAGAGCAATTCCTAACAACGATACAACGGTGTGTTTAACCCGTTATGGAAACGTAATGGCCTCAAGAGGTTCGGTGATTCCTTTGTTTTTAAATCAAATTAAAACAGGGCAAACGCTAACCATTACCGATCCGAATATGACTCGTTTTTTAATGTCATTGGATGAAGCAGTAGAATTGGTTTTGTTTGCTTTTGAGCACGGAAATCAAGGTGATTTGTTTGTTAATAAAGCGCCTGCAGGAACTATTGGCGATTTAGCGCAAGCATTAAAAGAGCTTAGTAATGCCACTAATGAAATTAAAGTAATTGGAACCAGACACGGCGAAAAATTATACGAAACACTTTGCACCCGTGAAGAAATGATTAAAGCCGAAGATATGGGTGAATTCTATAGAGTTCCTGCCGATAATCGCGACTTGAATTATGCTCAATATTTCTCTGAAGGTGAACAAGATATATCTGAAATTGAAGATTATCATTCTCATAATACGGAGCAATTAGGTGTAGAAGGAATGAAGCAATTGTTATCAAAATTGCCTTTAATTAGAAAAGAAATTTTTGGTGAAGATGTGGCGCAAATGCCTGGATGA
- a CDS encoding polysaccharide biosynthesis C-terminal domain-containing protein translates to MLKIGITGQAGFVGKHLYNTLALFQEEFERVDFQKEFFEDAAKLNDFVSQCDVIVHLAAMNRHNDPQVIYDTNVGLATKLVQALEATNSKAHVIFSSSTQEERDNLYGKSKKEARELLANWAKKSEGNFTGLIIPNVFGPFGHPNYNSVVATFSHKIARNETPTIDVDGDLKLIYVGELVDEILKEIRIGDSKDEVLVPHTSESKVSRILSLLERYKEQYQDSGIIPELSSKFEVNLFNTFRCYMDIANHFPVKFTQHIDPRGAFVEVIRLNVGGQVSFSTTVPGITRGNHFHTRKIERFAVIKGKALIQLRQIGTQDTHDFYLNGDEPAYVDMPVWYTHNIKNVGEEELYTIFWINEFYDPNDPDTYFENV, encoded by the coding sequence ATGCTAAAAATAGGAATTACAGGACAAGCTGGATTTGTAGGCAAACATTTGTACAATACCTTGGCTCTTTTTCAAGAAGAGTTTGAAAGAGTTGATTTTCAAAAAGAGTTTTTTGAGGATGCTGCAAAATTGAACGATTTTGTTTCGCAATGTGATGTTATTGTGCATCTTGCTGCTATGAATAGACACAATGATCCACAAGTAATATATGATACTAATGTAGGTTTAGCAACTAAATTGGTTCAAGCACTTGAAGCAACCAACAGCAAAGCTCATGTGATTTTTTCCTCTTCAACTCAAGAGGAAAGAGACAATTTGTATGGTAAGTCTAAAAAAGAAGCTAGAGAATTATTAGCCAATTGGGCAAAAAAATCAGAAGGAAACTTCACAGGATTGATTATTCCGAATGTTTTTGGACCTTTTGGTCATCCCAACTATAATTCGGTTGTAGCTACTTTTAGTCATAAAATTGCCAGAAATGAAACACCTACTATTGATGTTGACGGCGATTTAAAACTTATTTACGTTGGTGAATTGGTGGACGAAATTTTGAAAGAAATTAGAATTGGCGATAGCAAAGATGAAGTTTTAGTACCGCATACCTCAGAATCTAAAGTTTCTAGAATTCTTTCTTTGTTAGAAAGGTATAAAGAACAATATCAAGATAGCGGAATTATACCAGAATTAAGCAGCAAGTTTGAGGTGAATTTATTTAATACTTTTCGTTGTTATATGGATATTGCCAATCATTTTCCAGTAAAATTCACACAACATATCGATCCAAGAGGCGCATTTGTTGAGGTGATACGATTGAATGTGGGCGGACAAGTTTCATTCTCTACAACGGTTCCAGGAATTACAAGAGGAAACCATTTTCATACTAGAAAAATTGAACGTTTTGCAGTAATAAAAGGCAAGGCATTAATACAGTTAAGACAAATTGGCACTCAAGATACGCACGATTTTTATTTAAATGGAGATGAACCTGCTTATGTAGATATGCCAGTTTGGTACACGCATAATATTAAAAATGTGGGTGAAGAGGAATTGTATACGATTTTTTGGATTAATGAATTTTATGATCCGAATGATCCGGATACGTATTTTGAAAATGTTTAA
- a CDS encoding WxcM-like domain-containing protein produces the protein MKVLPQIIKGNSHADDRGVLQFNNDFNALGVKRIYTIENRDTAFVRGWQGHKIEQRWFSAVQGSFKIVLIAIDDWVTPSIDLEQHHFVLDSLKMDILHVPPGYVSSIQALEESSKLLLMSDYLLGEISDEYRYDITYFKK, from the coding sequence ATGAAAGTGCTTCCGCAAATAATTAAAGGTAATAGTCATGCCGATGACAGAGGTGTTTTGCAATTTAATAACGATTTTAATGCTTTAGGAGTAAAAAGAATTTATACAATTGAAAATAGAGATACTGCATTTGTTCGTGGTTGGCAAGGTCATAAAATAGAGCAACGTTGGTTTTCTGCTGTTCAAGGTTCTTTTAAAATTGTGCTGATTGCCATTGATGACTGGGTTACTCCTTCAATAGATTTAGAGCAACATCACTTTGTTTTAGATTCGCTTAAAATGGATATTTTGCATGTTCCTCCAGGCTATGTTTCCAGCATTCAAGCATTGGAAGAATCCTCCAAACTGTTGCTTATGTCTGATTATTTATTGGGTGAAATATCGGATGAATACCGATACGATATTACTTATTTTAAAAAATAA